One genomic segment of Patescibacteria group bacterium includes these proteins:
- a CDS encoding WxL domain-containing protein, whose protein sequence is MSQVKNEIKTIKERIYSLLILSILFGMLFTSLNVATASNQDTTNLAVNITTGSLDTAAENTDFDWPDATAGQASNQQENMNNIQVTDYRGNSGGWSLTATANNLEAGTNILNTYARAKTSPGDVTNLNSSDNTGVTAGSDNQALGSNATNAVNMMTASAGNGAGAFQLDNTVMNLSIEAGDAAGDYTAVLTLTVS, encoded by the coding sequence ATGTCCCAGGTAAAAAACGAAATAAAAACTATTAAAGAACGAATTTATTCTCTTTTAATTTTGAGCATACTTTTTGGGATGCTCTTTACTTCTCTCAATGTTGCTACTGCTAGTAATCAAGATACTACCAATTTGGCTGTTAATATTACCACTGGCTCCTTAGATACGGCTGCAGAAAATACAGATTTCGACTGGCCCGATGCTACTGCTGGTCAAGCTTCAAACCAACAGGAGAATATGAACAATATCCAGGTCACTGACTATCGGGGCAATTCTGGCGGTTGGTCCTTAACTGCTACTGCTAATAATCTGGAAGCAGGTACTAATATCTTAAATACCTATGCTCGAGCAAAAACGAGTCCTGGTGATGTTACTAACTTAAATTCATCTGATAACACCGGGGTTACTGCTGGTTCAGATAACCAGGCTTTGGGGTCTAATGCCACTAATGCTGTTAATATGATGACAGCGAGTGCTGGCAATGGGGCTGGTGCTTTCCAATTAGATAACACCGTGATGAATCTTAGTATTGAAGCCGGGGATGCTGCTGGAGATTATACTGCGGTACTAACTTTAACGGTTTCGTAA
- a CDS encoding cell division FtsZ family protein translates to MVKKKSMAKKKKTKPRTTVRKKRLDKRTGKKVLRGKKIEKKKKTLKPTKKRKVKVKAKLKVKKRVKIRRKPKRTKSVKRRTIVRKKVRVKPPFSDITIHKTKIRVIGIGGGGGSIVSEIVSRIKKADFVIANTDIRSLRAVRQVKRFQFGQSLTKGLGTGMNTELGELAALDEKEKIKKLFEGQDLCIIVACLGGGTGSGATPVFAKISKNLGCLTYGIFTLPFEFEGEKKMEIAKESLEKIRPNLNAYSVIPNERIFQIIDKDTPLKDALSAINERLAENLEGLIGMIYLPGLINIDFADLRTILGGRGRLSYLNTIEIEEPDREEVAKKVISSPLYPYTIKGAKGILYNIVGGKTLQLSEVSQLSKIIADSINKNAKIIFGISQGQKYQGKIKITLLATGCGKKRFLLKPTEKKTKSFTFRKKPKRKKKTPKTKKPKIEKKEKPKSKTKIVRKPKSKPKVKIKEKIKIKTKRKTVSKKALSRTFSRLKKVRGLIKKKPRKTKPKKEKVIPKTKRQLKRKEKKTKGPARHSPKAKPMAGEKVRRNALQLKKVIEEEEKELLEREKIWETPAIFRRKIND, encoded by the coding sequence ATGGTTAAGAAAAAGAGTATGGCCAAGAAAAAGAAAACTAAACCTCGTACCACTGTTCGAAAAAAGAGGTTGGACAAAAGAACTGGAAAAAAAGTGCTACGGGGTAAAAAAATAGAAAAGAAAAAGAAAACTTTAAAACCTACCAAAAAGAGGAAAGTTAAGGTTAAGGCTAAATTAAAAGTAAAGAAAAGGGTAAAAATAAGAAGAAAACCCAAGAGGACTAAGTCTGTAAAACGTCGAACTATTGTACGAAAAAAGGTGCGGGTTAAACCTCCTTTTTCTGACATTACAATTCACAAAACCAAAATCAGGGTAATCGGGATTGGAGGAGGAGGTGGTTCAATTGTTTCAGAGATTGTTTCCAGGATAAAGAAGGCAGATTTTGTAATAGCTAATACTGATATTAGATCTCTTAGGGCAGTAAGACAAGTAAAGCGATTTCAGTTTGGTCAGAGTTTAACCAAAGGATTGGGTACTGGGATGAATACTGAGTTAGGGGAGCTGGCTGCCCTAGATGAGAAAGAGAAAATAAAAAAGCTTTTTGAGGGGCAAGATCTTTGTATTATAGTTGCCTGTTTGGGAGGAGGAACTGGCTCAGGGGCTACCCCTGTTTTCGCTAAGATTTCAAAGAATTTAGGTTGCCTTACTTATGGAATTTTTACTTTACCTTTTGAATTTGAGGGAGAGAAAAAAATGGAGATTGCCAAAGAATCTCTTGAGAAGATAAGGCCTAACCTTAATGCTTATTCAGTTATCCCTAATGAAAGAATTTTTCAAATAATTGATAAAGATACGCCTTTAAAAGATGCTCTTTCCGCTATTAACGAAAGATTAGCTGAGAACTTAGAAGGATTAATTGGGATGATTTACTTGCCCGGTCTCATTAACATTGATTTTGCTGATTTGAGAACGATTCTTGGTGGTCGCGGTCGTTTAAGTTATTTAAATACAATAGAAATTGAAGAGCCCGATAGGGAAGAGGTAGCTAAAAAAGTAATTTCCAGTCCCCTCTATCCTTACACTATCAAAGGAGCCAAGGGGATTTTATATAACATAGTAGGAGGAAAGACGCTTCAGCTTTCAGAAGTTTCTCAGCTGTCAAAGATAATTGCTGATTCCATAAATAAAAATGCAAAAATTATCTTCGGCATTAGTCAAGGTCAGAAATATCAAGGGAAAATCAAGATAACCCTGTTAGCTACAGGTTGTGGGAAAAAGAGATTTTTGTTAAAACCCACTGAGAAGAAAACCAAATCCTTTACTTTTCGAAAGAAGCCAAAAAGGAAAAAGAAAACCCCAAAGACAAAAAAGCCAAAAATAGAAAAGAAAGAAAAGCCGAAATCAAAAACCAAGATAGTAAGGAAACCCAAATCCAAGCCAAAAGTAAAAATAAAAGAAAAAATTAAAATTAAAACTAAACGCAAAACTGTTAGTAAGAAAGCTTTATCCCGCACCTTTTCTCGATTAAAAAAGGTGAGGGGTTTAATTAAAAAGAAACCCAGGAAAACTAAGCCCAAAAAAGAAAAAGTAATTCCCAAAACTAAAAGGCAACTCAAAAGGAAAGAGAAAAAAACTAAAGGGCCTGCCCGCCATTCGCCTAAGGCGAAGCCGATGGCAGGCGAGAAAGTTAGACGAAATGCTCTTCAATTAAAAAAGGTTATTGAAGAAGAAGAAAAAGAATTATTAGAAAGGGAAAAGATTTGGGAAACCCCGGCTATATTTAGAAGAAAAATAAATGATTAA
- a CDS encoding UTP--glucose-1-phosphate uridylyltransferase, which translates to MEIKKAIIPLAGAATRFLPLTKVVSKELWPLADVPIIQYIIEEAKNSDIQEIIFVLNPENKKVLDYLKPSPKIEKILKERKKENILAEMKKLEELLKDISFSYVLQKKPLGDGHALLQAAKLVGEGPVACMFGDDVIDSKTPGVLQLARIFKTCQKPIIALHRPPKDKIPQYGIVGVEKIANRLYKIKKIIEKPSLEEAPSDLAIVGRYILTPEVFDYLKKARPTKKGEIILAEVFNNQMLKDGKVIYGYEFEGNWLECGDKIRWLKSNLYFSLKHPKFGPELKNYLKELKII; encoded by the coding sequence ATGGAAATAAAAAAAGCTATTATTCCTTTGGCTGGTGCAGCTACAAGATTTCTGCCCTTAACAAAGGTGGTGTCAAAAGAGCTTTGGCCATTGGCAGATGTACCGATTATTCAATATATTATTGAAGAAGCAAAGAACTCAGATATTCAAGAGATAATTTTTGTTCTAAACCCTGAGAACAAAAAGGTTTTAGATTATCTAAAACCTTCTCCTAAAATAGAAAAAATCTTAAAAGAGAGAAAAAAAGAAAATATCTTGGCAGAGATGAAAAAATTAGAAGAACTTTTAAAAGATATTTCTTTTTCTTATGTTTTACAAAAAAAGCCTTTAGGGGACGGTCACGCGCTTTTACAGGCGGCAAAACTTGTAGGGGAAGGACCTGTGGCTTGTATGTTTGGAGATGATGTTATTGATTCAAAAACACCCGGTGTTTTACAATTAGCCAGAATTTTTAAGACCTGCCAAAAACCAATTATTGCCCTCCATCGTCCGCCTAAAGATAAAATCCCTCAATATGGAATAGTTGGTGTTGAGAAAATTGCTAATCGTCTTTACAAAATTAAAAAAATCATAGAAAAGCCATCTTTGGAAGAAGCTCCTTCTGATTTGGCAATTGTGGGAAGATATATTTTGACTCCTGAAGTGTTTGATTATTTGAAAAAAGCCAGGCCCACTAAAAAGGGAGAAATAATTCTGGCTGAGGTTTTTAATAATCAGATGCTGAAAGATGGTAAAGTGATTTATGGATATGAATTTGAAGGGAACTGGCTTGAATGCGGGGATAAAATTAGATGGCTAAAATCAAACCTTTATTTCTCTTTGAAACATCCCAAATTCGGCCCTGAATTAAAAAATTATTTAAAAGAATTAAAAATAATATGA
- a CDS encoding NAD(P)H-hydrate dehydratase, with product MIEVNKSILKNIYQKRPATARKYDYGLLLVIGGSEFYSGSPAFSALAAFKTGVDMVRIIAPKRAADIIASFSPNLAAYPLQGVHLNKENLITLISMTKGAKAAAKGKAAVVIGGGMGRSQETQEAILEYLSQVSVPVVVDADGIHALGKKPETISDQPSLITPHAHEFFVLTGKEVAELSDEEKIRIVQEEAGRLKTTILLKGKIDIISNGKEVAIAKAGSPYMTVGGMGDTLAGVCGALLARGMSPFEAAQAGILINDLAGEIACKKLGESVMATDLIEAIPQVIKGRFLK from the coding sequence ATGATTGAAGTAAATAAATCCATTCTAAAAAATATCTATCAAAAAAGGCCTGCGACTGCCAGAAAATATGATTATGGTTTGTTGTTAGTTATTGGCGGTTCAGAATTTTATAGTGGTTCTCCAGCTTTTTCAGCCCTTGCTGCTTTTAAAACAGGAGTAGATATGGTTAGAATTATTGCTCCAAAAAGAGCGGCTGATATAATTGCTTCTTTTAGCCCTAATTTAGCAGCTTATCCTTTACAAGGAGTTCATTTGAACAAAGAGAACTTAATTACTTTAATTTCAATGACGAAAGGCGCTAAAGCTGCTGCTAAAGGAAAAGCAGCTGTGGTGATCGGCGGAGGAATGGGAAGGTCGCAAGAAACCCAAGAAGCAATTTTGGAATACTTATCTCAGGTTTCCGTGCCAGTTGTTGTTGACGCTGATGGAATTCATGCTTTAGGGAAAAAACCAGAAACAATATCTGACCAACCGTCTTTGATTACTCCCCATGCTCACGAATTTTTCGTTTTGACAGGAAAAGAAGTGGCTGAACTTTCTGACGAAGAGAAAATAAGGATAGTTCAGGAAGAAGCTGGCCGGCTTAAGACAACAATTTTATTAAAAGGAAAAATAGATATAATTTCTAATGGCAAAGAAGTTGCTATTGCCAAAGCTGGTTCTCCATATATGACCGTCGGCGGTATGGGAGATACTTTAGCTGGTGTTTGCGGGGCTTTGTTAGCAAGAGGGATGAGTCCTTTTGAAGCAGCCCAAGCCGGTATTTTAATCAATGATTTGGCTGGAGAAATAGCTTGCAAAAAATTAGGAGAATCAGTAATGGCTACTGATTTAATTGAGGCAATCCCTCAAGTAATAAAAGGTCGCTTTCTAAAATAA